In the genome of Dermatobacter hominis, the window TCTACGCCTGGTCGACCCGCGAGCCGTCACCTCGAGCGGTCGCGAACGCCGAGCTGCTCACCGAGATCCGCGCGATCCACACGACGTCTCGCGGAACCTACGGGGCGCCACGCGTGTGCGGGCAACTGCGCCGCAACGGCATCCACGTGTCGCGACATCGTGTCGCTCGGCTCATGGCAGCCAACGGCCTCGTCGGCGTGCATGGTCGACGCCGCTGGCGGCGCGGCACCCACCCCGAGACGGTCACCTCGCAGGACCTGCTGCAACGCGACTTCACCGCCCCCGCCTCCGATCTGCGCTGGGTCGCCGACATCAGCGAGTTCCGCTGCTGCGACGGCAAGCTCTACCTCGCCGGCATCTTGGACCTCCACGACAAGACCGTCGTCGGCTGGTCGATGAGCGAACGCCAGACCACCGACCTCGTCGTCGCCGCACTCGTCATGGCCCTCGGCCGACGTGAACCCTCCGACGAGCTGCTGCACCACGCCGATCACGGATGCCAATACACCTCGGTCGAGTTCACCAACCGCCTCGCGGACTGGGGCCTTCGAGCGAGCCACGGATCCGTCGGCGACTGCTTCGACAACGCCGCGATGGAATCGTTCTGGGCGACACTCAAGCGGGAGATCCGCCACCTCCACGGCGCATGGGAAGAGCTCACCCGATCCCAGCTGCGCACGATCCTCTTCGACTACATCGAGGTCTTCTACAACCGCTCACGCCACCAGCAGCGCCTCGGAGACCGCACCCCCGCCGAGACCTACGCTGCGACCCGAGCAGCCTGATCTGTCACAACCACGTGTCCACGAGATCGTGGCAACTCCACCACGACCCGTCTTGTGGTGAGCCGTTGAACCTTGATCGCGGACTGTTGCCCGGTTATGTTCCGCCTGGCTGTTGCCGGGGAGGGCAGGGAGCATGGGGTTTCGCGTAGCTGCGACCGACGGTACGTACGCGTTCGTCGGAGGACCGCGAGGGCTAAGGCGGCTCGCTCAAGGATTCCGGCGGTTTGGATGGCTCGGGGTTGCGCTACTGATCGCCGCCGCTGGCTCGTTGCTCGGACCAGAGGCGCTTTCAAGTGCGGATCCATCGCAGCCCGTCACGGTGGCCCGTCTGGTTTCGTGGGATGACCGCGGTTACGTGTCCCCTGACGGGGATGGCTACGACGACGCTGTGTCGTCTTCGTACTGTCTCTCTGAGGCTGCGAACGTCACTATTCGGGTCGTTCCTGCTGGTGGCGGGTCCGCTGTTCGGACCCTGACGACGTCGTCGCCACGTCCCGCGACGCCGTCGTTCGACCCCTGCTACTCGGGTTCACAGTGGCAGTGGACGTGGGACGGCAGGGGTGCAGACGGGACTGCGGTTGCTGATGGCCGGTACCGGGTCGAGGTGACGGCGGTTGACGCGCAGGGCGACAGCGGGTCCGCTGGCTTCCTGGTCGAGGTCGACCGGGGAGCGGTCGGGACCGTCGAGTCTCCCCAGGCCACATCGACGCTGTCGGGAACGGTGGAAGTTAGGTTTGCGCCCGGGTCTGGCAGGACGGTGACCGGTGTGTGGGTCAACGTCGTGGGTTCTCTTGCCGCAGCGGGTGATGGCAAGTGGCGATCGAACTGGGACACCACGACGAGCCTCGATGGGCCGGCGACCCTCGAGACTTACGTCTCCTTCCTGGACTCGTTCGGAGCAGGTCGAACGCGTCGAGTTTCTGTTCCCGTCGGGATCGACAACGCGTCGGTGCGGCCGGTCGTGGTGTCGCCGTGGGGGTGGACCAACCGGGGTTTCTCGCCTGACGGGGATGGGTCCGAGGACACGATCGCAGGGTCCTACTGCCTGTCCGAGCCGGCGAACGTCACCGTGTCAGTCGTCCCGGACGGTGGCGGAGCGCCAGTGCGCACCATCGAGTCCGATGTCTCGAAGCCGGGTGCCGGTTGCTCATGGTGGTCCGTGCCCACCTGGTCCTGGGACGGCCTGACCGACTCCGGGACGGTCGCCGACGATGGCCGGTATCGGGTGGTCCTCTCGGCTATTGACGCTCAAGGGCAAAGCGGGTCCAGCGAGTTCCTGACCGAGGTCGACACAGCCCCGGTCGGGATCCTCGAGACGCCCGTGGCTGGTGCGACTGTGTCGGGGTCCGTCGAGATCGTCTTCAATCCGTCTCCGGGCCGCGACGTCCAGTCAGTCTCTGCTCCGGCGGTCATGACCGAGGGCGCAGACGGGAAGTGGCGCGGCAGCTGGGATGCGTCGGCATCGCTCGACGGGGCGGTGGAGCTCGGCGTCACCGTGAACTACCCGGACAGCTTCGGCCAGTGGCGCTCCAAGTCGTACCGGGTGCCGGTCACGGTGGACAACGCAGCGACGCAACCCGTCGCCGTCACCAAGTACGGGTGGTCAGACCGGGGCTTCTCGCCGAACGGTGACGGGTACGACGAAAACATATCCGCCTCCTACTGTCTGTCGGAGTCGGCGGACGTCACGGTCACCGTGGTCCCCGACCAAGGCGGGTCACCGGTCCGGACCATCGAGTCGGACATCGCTCGCTTCGGTTCACCGTCGTGTTACTGGTGGAACAACCAGAGCTGGTACTGGGATGGCCTGACCGACTCAGGCGCGACCGCCCCGTCCGGCCGATACCGAATCGTCGTGTCGGCCAAGGACGCTCAGGGGGAAGTCGGGGAGGCGGAGTTCCGCACCGAAGCCCGTAGCACGCCGGTCGGTTCCATCGAGGCACCCGCGAGCGGGGAAACCCTGGCCGGAACGGTGCCGATCCGCTTCCGGCCTGCGGCCGACGTGAACCTGGTGTCGGTCACCCTGCCCTCGGGTACGCCAGCGAGTGTCCAGCCGGACGGCACCTGGGCTGGAAACTGGGACACCACGGGCACCGCCGACGGCCCCGCCTCGGCCGAGGTCTACGTGACCTACCGCGACTCGTTCGGCCAGGACCGGCCCGCCCGAGCGGGCCAGCCGGTCACCATCGACAACGCCTCCGTGAACCCGGTCGCTATCTCTCAGTACGGGTGGACCAACCGCGGGTTCACCCCTGACGACGACGGCTACGACGAAGCCATCGCCGGGTCGTACTGCCTGTCCGAGCCCGCAAGCGTGACGGTGTCGGTCATCCCCGACGGGGGAGGTACGGCGATTCGGACGATCGAGACCGACGTGGCCCGCACCGGTGGACCCTCCTGCTACTGGTGGTCCAGCCAGCAATGGGGCTGGGACGGCAAGACAAACCTTGGAACGATTGCCCCGGAGGGCCGCTATCGGGTCCGCGTGTCCGCCTTGGACGCTCAAGGTGATGTCGGCCAGACAGAGTTCTCCACAGAGGTGATCACCTCGCCCATGGGCACGATCGAGGCGCCAACCAGTGGGGCGAACGTCTCGGGGATCGTCGAGCTTCGGTTCCGATCGGCGACGGGCCGTACCGTCACCGCCGCGTCCGGGCCGTCCGGGGTGCTTTCCGGCCCCGGCCCGGACGCAATCTGGGCCGGCGACTGGGATACCACCGCGACAGCGGACGGCCCGACGTCGGTCGACGTGTACGTCACCGGAGTCGACTCCTTCGGGCAGAGCCTCACGGCAAGAGTCGGAACACCGGTGACCATCGATAACGCGACCGGTCGACCGGTCGAGGTGACCAAGTACGGCTGGAACAACCGAGGCTTCACCCCGGACGGAGACGAGTACGACCCATCCATCTCGGGCTCCTACTGCCTCTCGGAACCGGCAAACGTAACGGTTTCCGTCACCCCCGAAGCCGGAGGATCAGCCGTCCGGACAATCGAGTCCGACGTTTCCCGGCCGGGCGGTCCGGGCTGCTTCTGGTGGAATCACCAGCAGTGGTCCTGGGATGGCCTGACCGACGCAGGAACCGTCGCTACTGACGGTCGCTATCGCGTCGTGGTCTCAGCGACAGATGCACAGAACGACGGTAGCGAGGCGGTCTTCCTCACCGAGGTCCACACCGCACCCGTCGGGGCCATCGAGTCCCCGACCAGCGGCGCGACCGTCGCGGGACTCGCTCGTCTCGCCTTCCGCCCTTCCGCGAACGAGCAGGTCGAGCAGGTCGACTTCTGCTTCACCTCGGGACAATGTGCGACCGGGTTCAACTCCGGTTCCGACGGCGTGTGGCGAACCTCGATCCTCACGGGCCTTGTGCCGCCCGGCCCCAACGTCGTCTCGTCCCAGGTCCTCACCAGGGACAGCTTCGGCACCTCTATCTGGCGTCGCGTCTTCCCATCCGTCGACGTCGTCGTCGACAACACTGCGATCCCGCTCGACCTCACCGTCACACCCGGCTCTGGCGTTGCGCCGCTCGACACCACCCTGACGTTCACGACCTCTGACCCCGGAGGCCAGGAGCTCTCGTACGTCGTGAACTGGGGCGACGGCAGCCCGACGCTGAGCGGTTCCGTGGCGAACCCGTATCCGACGGTCTCGCTCGCACACACCTACAACACGCCGGGCCAGTACCAGCCCCGGGTCACCGTCACCAACGGAGCCGGAGGATCGGCGCAGCGCTCGGCCGTGGTCGTCGCCCAGACCACCCCGAACACCGCACCCCGCGTGACGTTCGCGGCCGCCCCGGGCGCGGGCTCCGCCCCGTTGCCCGTCACGTTCTCCGCAACGGCGAACGATCCAGACGGTGATGCGCTGACCTACACCGTCGACTTCGGCGACGGCACCCAACCCGAGGCCGGAACCGGCGTGCCGCCAACCACCGTCACCCACACGTACGCCGGCGCAGGCACCTACAACGCGCGCCTCTCCGTCAGCGACGGAACCGCGACCACCGTCAAGGTCGCAAAGGTCACCGTCGGTCTCGCCGAGCCCCTCTCTGCCCGAGCTGGTGACGACCGTGCTGTCCTCGCCGGCGACCAGGTCACATTCGATGGTGGCGATTCCCGGCCGTCGGTCGGCATCACCTCCTACGAGTGGGACTTCGGTGACGGAACAACGGCGACAGAGGCCCGGACCACCCACGCGTACGCACAACCCGGCACCTATACCGCCCGCCTCACCGTTCGCTCCGGGAACCAGAGCGCCACCGACACCACGGTGGTGACCGTCACCAACCCGCCACCGGAACCCGGCCTCCGGGTGAACATCACCACCGGCGGCAACCCACTGGCCGGGGCCGAGGCCATCGTCATCCGGCCCGACGGAACCCGTCTGACCGCCGTGTCCGGCACCGACGGTCGGGCCGTACTCCAGGGCCTGAACGATGGACCGGTGACCGTCTACGTCTGGGG includes:
- a CDS encoding PKD domain-containing protein, translating into MTAVDAQGDSGSAGFLVEVDRGAVGTVESPQATSTLSGTVEVRFAPGSGRTVTGVWVNVVGSLAAAGDGKWRSNWDTTTSLDGPATLETYVSFLDSFGAGRTRRVSVPVGIDNASVRPVVVSPWGWTNRGFSPDGDGSEDTIAGSYCLSEPANVTVSVVPDGGGAPVRTIESDVSKPGAGCSWWSVPTWSWDGLTDSGTVADDGRYRVVLSAIDAQGQSGSSEFLTEVDTAPVGILETPVAGATVSGSVEIVFNPSPGRDVQSVSAPAVMTEGADGKWRGSWDASASLDGAVELGVTVNYPDSFGQWRSKSYRVPVTVDNAATQPVAVTKYGWSDRGFSPNGDGYDENISASYCLSESADVTVTVVPDQGGSPVRTIESDIARFGSPSCYWWNNQSWYWDGLTDSGATAPSGRYRIVVSAKDAQGEVGEAEFRTEARSTPVGSIEAPASGETLAGTVPIRFRPAADVNLVSVTLPSGTPASVQPDGTWAGNWDTTGTADGPASAEVYVTYRDSFGQDRPARAGQPVTIDNASVNPVAISQYGWTNRGFTPDDDGYDEAIAGSYCLSEPASVTVSVIPDGGGTAIRTIETDVARTGGPSCYWWSSQQWGWDGKTNLGTIAPEGRYRVRVSALDAQGDVGQTEFSTEVITSPMGTIEAPTSGANVSGIVELRFRSATGRTVTAASGPSGVLSGPGPDAIWAGDWDTTATADGPTSVDVYVTGVDSFGQSLTARVGTPVTIDNATGRPVEVTKYGWNNRGFTPDGDEYDPSISGSYCLSEPANVTVSVTPEAGGSAVRTIESDVSRPGGPGCFWWNHQQWSWDGLTDAGTVATDGRYRVVVSATDAQNDGSEAVFLTEVHTAPVGAIESPTSGATVAGLARLAFRPSANEQVEQVDFCFTSGQCATGFNSGSDGVWRTSILTGLVPPGPNVVSSQVLTRDSFGTSIWRRVFPSVDVVVDNTAIPLDLTVTPGSGVAPLDTTLTFTTSDPGGQELSYVVNWGDGSPTLSGSVANPYPTVSLAHTYNTPGQYQPRVTVTNGAGGSAQRSAVVVAQTTPNTAPRVTFAAAPGAGSAPLPVTFSATANDPDGDALTYTVDFGDGTQPEAGTGVPPTTVTHTYAGAGTYNARLSVSDGTATTVKVAKVTVGLAEPLSARAGDDRAVLAGDQVTFDGGDSRPSVGITSYEWDFGDGTTATEARTTHAYAQPGTYTARLTVRSGNQSATDTTVVTVTNPPPEPGLRVNITTGGNPLAGAEAIVIRPDGTRLTAVSGTDGRAVLQGLNDGPVTVYVWGDGYQPRAVQATIQGGSGSVDVSLASGEVGAATLESRRLTLEEIIEKGIDVADPENQNVYEATINLFFVPIDEEQPIQEQVRVFVTPEGVSCASDCGGGGGGGWGVGGGFPVFTSGGYRFSPSVQYVEGQPVIQWLVIPVKASWLKEFFDVKLVVQNFTGAFAFTEGTAQLNLPSGLSLAPTAEPQSLQVDVADIAANSSKDVIWTVRGDVEGEYDLSASYSGIVDPIGKPVFLQALTPTPLKVWGGSAVKMIVEVDDKIHRWGPYEIWVTLENVSDIDIYNAEVELKDRPPDAPEWQAEYLIDPLADLTSFTPKLPAHGRFTAKYTVFAGVGNDEVQNLKLVLSQSFIQRTGGNVNIQTELREKTSEVYQAFDNLNVEVDAGEGRGDDRAVLSWVGPAAPDGLTVSGYQVLAGDLRSRAGNWRLIGEVSEDGDGQNEFSVPSTDRSLGRYFIVRTVFSDGSQRVFHNLATGPARYLSLGDSYSSGEGLPAFDVGTASDVTPVPDNLKEQYPYDNKCHRSNGSYGRLISRDDDLPVLMEPAEFHACSGAVTRDFETPNPDNEGEAAQLDHVNEFTDVVTLSVGGNDAGFGDVALMCLAVDCGLTLGPAEVIGSNAWLSRADDMWTAGSFLSTRIKAVVDAFGTCAAAQTPPTAFACTYKTQKAIKGLEELTQFPDAMQRTAKPSFAFRQGALRGRLERIYTQIADRAPNSRVFVQLYPYPVDAVSDGTICNIAPVDGFGLSDTERRAVRKFVDEINARIREAANAANSYAGRQQFRVVDPNPAFAGKELCNGGSLNPQTGLNAIVNPYFSQPGNYGPVAYSLHPNAVGQQAYYQALKSEIDDTFNTKVVTTPESTTQAGTVNVAAGQRYLNVSTYWRGSTVTTTAVGPSGQRVTATTDGVRSDVTPTSEWLDIPNPEPGIWTIEVYGTDVPSDGEDTIVRAWTTPIEIVGPTASGTAAVLDEVTGVVAFDASASEAGDNTIQAYRWILPDGNEVEGAMAMATLGLGPARTALLEVTDASGRVGYADIAIPRFGPENFPPTASDLSTATTVDTPTQIILAGSDPEASALTYEIVSQPGQGTLLGTAPALTYMPAGGFTGTDTFTFRVFDGELWSEPATVTISVTPTTATVAGRALVGGTAVRGAQIRLYLPGSKTPVRYAVSNASGNWTVSGLQPGTYQIQVVPPSRRWQRTWVGPSGDRTTATSYTLTAGQERTGVDVVLKVRG
- a CDS encoding IS3 family transposase, which codes for MTGFRFVDEHQAEYRISDLCRVAGVARSGFYAWSTREPSPRAVANAELLTEIRAIHTTSRGTYGAPRVCGQLRRNGIHVSRHRVARLMAANGLVGVHGRRRWRRGTHPETVTSQDLLQRDFTAPASDLRWVADISEFRCCDGKLYLAGILDLHDKTVVGWSMSERQTTDLVVAALVMALGRREPSDELLHHADHGCQYTSVEFTNRLADWGLRASHGSVGDCFDNAAMESFWATLKREIRHLHGAWEELTRSQLRTILFDYIEVFYNRSRHQQRLGDRTPAETYAATRAA